In a single window of the Coffea eugenioides isolate CCC68of chromosome 3, Ceug_1.0, whole genome shotgun sequence genome:
- the LOC113764981 gene encoding RAN GTPase-activating protein 2: protein MDSVTSHPQRRPFSIKLWPPSQNTRQMLVERMTNNLSDPTIFTRKYGSLSREEATKNAQQIEETAFALANQHYEKEPDGDGSSAVQLYAKECSQLILDILKKGPSTEDKEVLKPKDVFSPDETFFDISKGQRAFIKAEEAEELLRPLKEPGNCYNKICFSNRSFGTDAALVAAPILSSLKGQLKEVDLSDFVAGRPEEEALEVMKIFSAALEGSVLKSLNLSHNALGEKGVRAFGELLKSQTSLEALYLMNDGISEEAARAVCELVPSTDLLTVLHFHNNMTGDEGAIAISEVVKRSPLLEDFRCSSTRVGSDGGIALSEALGTCTYLRKLDLRDNMFGLEAGIALSKALSFHANLTEVYLSYLNLEDKGAIAIADALKSTAPLLEVLDIAGNDITAEAAPALAACVAAKQHLTKLNLAENELKDDGAIQISKALEESHDKLKEVDVSSNSLRRVGARTLAQSVVHKPDLKLLNVDGNFISDEGIDELKDIFKKFSDKLAPLDENDPDGGDDDDQESGDGSEGSEEELESKLEKLDVKEEK, encoded by the coding sequence ATGGATTCTGTGACTTCACATCCACAACGCcgaccattttcaatcaaactCTGGCCCCCTAGTCAGAACACACGACAAATGCTTGTGGAGAGGATGACAAATAATCTTTCCGATCCAACCATTTTCACCCGCAAGTATGGCAGTCTAAGCAGGGAGGAGGCTACCAAAAATGCCCAACAAATTGAAGAGACAGCTTTTGCTTTGGCCAATCAACATTACGAAAAGGAGCCCGATGGTGATGGAAGTTCTGCAGTGCAGCTTTATGCTAAGGAATGTAGCCAGCTCATTCTGGACATTCTTAAAAAGGGACCCAGTACAGAGGACAAAGAGGTTCTGAAACCTAAAGATGTCTTTTCTCCAGATGAAACTTTTTTCGATATTTCTAAAGGACAGAGGGCATTTATAAAAGCAGAAGAAGCTGAGGAACTTCTGAGGCCGCTCAAAGAACCAGGGAACTGTTACaataaaatatgttttagtAACAGAAGTTTTGGCACTGACGCAGCCCTTGTTGCAGCTCCTATATTGTCATCACTCAAGGGACAATTGAAGGAAGTTGACTTGTCCGATTTTGTTGCAGGAAGACCTGAGGAAGAGGCTCTTGAAGTCATGAAAATATTTTCGGCTGCACTGGAAGGTTCTGTTTTGAAGTCTTTGAATCTTTCACACAATGCCTTGGGTGAAAAGGGAGTTAGGGCATTTGGGGAGCTCCTGAAGTCACAGACTAGTTTGGAGGCATTGTATCTGATGAATGATGGTATCTCTGAGGAAGCTGCACGAGCTGTTTGTGAGTTAGTTCCATCAACTGATCTACTTACAGTTCTCCATTTCCACAATAATATGACTGGAGATGAAGGGGCTATAGCTATCTCTGAAGTTGTAAAGCGTTCTCCATTACTTGAGGATTTCCGATGCTCTTCTACCAGGGTAGGCTCTGATGGAGGAATTGCCTTGTCTGAAGCACTTGGCACATGTACCTATCTCAGGAAACTTGATTTGCGGGATAACATGTTTGGTCTGGAAGCTGGCATTGCACTTAGTAAGGCACTTTCTTTCCATGCAAATCTCACTGAGGTTTATCTGAGCTACCTGAATTTGGAAGATAAGGGGGCAATTGCAATAGCTGATGCACTTAAGAGCACAGCCCCTCTACTTGAAGTGTTGGACATAGCTGGAAATGATATAACAGCTGAAGCTGCTCCTGCTTTAGCTGCCTGTGTAGCTGCAAAGCAGCACCTCACCAAGCTGAACTTGGCAGAGAATGAACTGAAAGATGATGGTGCCATTCAGATAAGCAAGGCTCTGGAGGAAAGTCATGACAAATTGAAGGAAGTTGATGTTAGCTCCAATTCATTGAGAAGGGTTGGAGCAAGGACGTTAGCTCAGTCCGTTGTGCACAAGCCTGACTTGAAGTTGCTGAATGTTGATGGGAACTTCATCTCTGATGAAGGCATTGATGAGTTAAAAGATATCTTCAAAAAATTCTCTGACAAGCTGGCACCTCTTGATGAGAATGACCCTGATGGAGGGGATGATGATGACCAGGAATCTGGGGATGGAAGTGAAGGGAGTGAAGAGGAATTAGAATCAAAACTTGAGAAGCTTGATGTCAAGGAAGAGAAATAG
- the LOC113767114 gene encoding 2-hydroxyisoflavanone dehydratase-like, producing the protein MVSSKKEVSSEFLPFLRVYKDGSVERFLDSPYVPPALEDPATGVSSKDITISPDISARIYLPKPPTTTQKLPILAYFHGGAFCIESAFSFLSQRYINTLASQAKVLVVSVEYRLAPENPIPTAYEDSWAALQWIASHSSNDQNYKKEPWLLNHADFNRVFVGGDSSGANIAHNLSLRASRESLQGGMSIHGVLLSHPYFLSSKPISLEPSSDDDVDKNLLYKAWEFAYPNAPGGFDNPLINPFSNDAPSLSSLQCSRLLVCVAEKDELRERGVRYFNAIKKSGWKGKVELFDVEGEDHCFQIFDIESGNAKIMFKRLASFLSTPLN; encoded by the coding sequence ATGGTGTCTAGCAAGAAAGAAGTGTCATCTGAATTTCTTCCCTTCCTCAGGGTCTACAAAGATGGTTCAGTTGAGAGGTTTCTTGATTCACCATATGTTCCACCAGCATTAGAAGATCCTGCCACTGGAGTTTCCTCAAAGGATATAACCATTTCTCCAGACATCTCAGCCAGAATTTACCTCCCAAAGCCCCCCACCACCACCCAAAAGCTTCCCATTTTAGCCTATTTCCACGGTGGAGCCTTTTGTATTGAGTCTGCCTTCTCTTTCCTCAGCCAGCGTTACATCAACACCTTGGCGTCTCAAGCCAAAGTCCTCGTTGTATCAGTTGAATATAGACTAGCCCCTGAAAACCCAATTCCCACAGCTTATGAAGATTCATGGGCTGCTCTTCAGTGGATTGCATCACACTCCAGCAATGATCAAAACTACAAAAAAGAGCCATGGCTTCTCAACCATGCAGATTTCAATCGAGTCTTTGTCGGCGGCGACAGTTCAGGAGCAAACATAGCACATAATTTGAGCTTAAGAGCCAGCCGTGAGAGCCTTCAAGGTGGCATGAGTATCCACGGAGTTTTGCTTTCTCATCCTTACTTTCTGAGTTCAAAGCCAATAAGTTTAGAGCCAAgttctgatgatgatgttgacAAGAATTTACTCTACAAGGCTTGGGAATTCGCGTATCCAAATGCACCAGGAGGTTTTGATAACCCATTGATCAATCCATTTTCTAATGACGCACCCAGTTTATCAAGCCTGCAATGTTCAAGATTGCTTGTTTGCGTCGCTGAGAAAGATGAGCTGAGGGAAAGAGGAGTCAGGTACTTCAATGCAATCAAGAAAAGCGGATGGAAAGGAAAGGTGGAGCTCTTTGATGTTGAAGGAGAAGATCATTGTTTCCAGATTTTTGATATTGAAAGTGGAAATGCCAAAATCATGTTCAAACGCTTGGCTTCCTTCCTCAGCACTCCATTGAATTAG
- the LOC113767150 gene encoding 2-hydroxyisoflavanone dehydratase-like, whose product MVSNSSHIVTDLFPVIRVYKDGKVERLFGSQYVPPSPEDPITGVSSKDITISPEVSARLYLPKITDPNQRLPILVYIHGGGFCIESAFSFDHQRHINLLVSQAKVVAVSVEYRLAPEHPLPAAYEDCWAALQWVASHIDNSSMEREPWLVSHGNFNKLYVGGDSAGANIVHNVVLRAGAESLYGDVKILGAFLTQPYFWSSNLASKGCGNPRVETLATEIWMFAYPSAQRGIDNPMINPLADGAPSLARLGCSRLLVNVAEKDILRNGGILYVDAVKESGWKGEIELLEVEGKDHSFHIFNPEDKEAKIQMQVLASFLMY is encoded by the coding sequence ATGGTTTCCAATTCTAGTCATATTGTCACAGATCTCTTTCCAGTAATCAGAGTCTATAAAGATGGCAAAGTAGAGAGACTTTTTGGCTCACAATATGTTCCACCATCACCAGAAGATCCCATCACAGGTGTTTCCTCCAAAGACATCACAATCTCACCAGAAGTCTCAGCTAGGCTATACCTCCCAAAGATCACTGATCCCAACCAAAGGCTCCCAATTTTAGTGTACATCCATGGCGGAGGCTTTTGCATTGAATCGGCCTTCTCCTTTGACCATCAACGTCATATAAACCTCCTAGTCTCCCAAGCCAAAGTAGTAGCTGTTTCAGTCGAATATAGACTTGCCCCAGAACACCCTTTGCCTGCAGCATATGAAGACTGTTGGGCTGCCCTTCAATGGGTGGCTTCTCACATTGACAATTCGAGCATGGAAAGAGAACCATGGCTAGTTAGCCATGGAAACTTCAATAAACTCTATGTAGGAGGGGATAGTGCTGGTGCAAATATAGTGCACAATGTTGTTTTGAGAGCTGGTGCTGAAAGCTTATATGGGGATGTCAAGATCCTGGGTGCATTTCTTACTCAGCCATATTTTTGGAGCTCAAATTTAGCGTCTAAGGGTTGTGGCAATCCCAGGGTGGAGACTTTGGCAACTGAGATATGGATGTTTGCTTATCCATCTGCTCAAAGAGGAATTGATAATCCAATGATAAACCCTTTGGCTGATGGTGCACCTAGTTTGGCTAGACTAGGATGTTCAAGGTTGTTGGTCAATGTGGCTGAGAAAGACATTCTTAGAAATGGCGGAATTCTTTATGTAGATGCTGTGAAGGAAAGTGGATGGAAAGGTGAAATAGAACTGTTGGAAGTGGAAGGAAAGGACCATTCCTTTCATATTTTCAATCCAGAGGATAAGGAGGCAAAAATTCAGATGCAGGTTCTGGCTTCTTTTCTCATGTATTGA
- the LOC113764524 gene encoding 2-hydroxyisoflavanone dehydratase-like, translating into MASDSKEVATDLSPLLKVYEDGRVERFFGSPYVPPSPKDPSTSVSSKDITISADFSARLYLPNVQDSSKKFPILVYFHCGGFCTESAFSILHHRYLNLLVSEANALAVSVEYRLAPECPLPAAYEDCWAALQWISSHVVVNSDTDKEHWLLSHGNFDEVYIGGDSSGANIVHNIAMRAGVESLDGDVKILGGFLSHPFFWDPEIKAENVEETMLYRVWKLVYPAPPGGLDNPMINPLADDAPSLSQLGCSRLFVCTSEKDELRERTGLYVQTLTKSGWKGQVELVEIEGEDHCFHIFHLESEKAKSLVKRLAFFINNN; encoded by the coding sequence ATGGCTTCGGATTCAAAAGAGGTTGCAACTGATCTTTCTCCACTCCTTAAGGTATACGAAGATGGCAGAGTGGAGAGATTCTTTGGTTCACCATACGTTCCACCATCACCAAAAGATCCATCCACTAGTGTATCATCGAAAGACATCACCATTTCAGCAGACTTTTCAGCTAGACTCTACCTTCCAAATGTCCAAGACTCGAGCAAGAAGTTCCCCATTTTAGTCTACTTCCACTGTGGAGGCTTCTGTACTGAATCAGCCTTTTCCATTCTCCATCATCGTTATCTCAACCTACTAGTCTCTGAGGCCAATGCACTGGCTGTTTCTGTTGAGTATAGACTAGCTCCAGAATGCCCTCTACCAGCAGCTTATGAAGATTGCTGGGCTGCCCTTCAGTGGATCTCTTCCCATGTTGTTGTCAACTCCGACACGGATAAGGAACATTGGCTGCTGAGCCATGGAAACTTTGATGAAGTTTATATAGGGGGTGACAGTTCTGGTGCCAACATAGTTCATAACATAGCCATGAGAGCTGGGGTTGAGAGCTTAGATGGGGATGTGAAAATCTTGGGTGGATTTCTGTCTCACCCTTTCTTCTGGGATCCAGAAATTAAGGCAGAAAATGTTGAAGAAACTATGCTGTATAGAGTTTGGAAGCTTGTTTATCCAGCACCTCCAGGTGGACTTGACAATCCAATGATAAATCCCTTAGCTGATGATGCACCTAGCTTATCCCAACTAGGGTGTTCGAGGTTATTTGTGTGCACTTCTGAGAAGGATGAGTTGAGAGAAAGAACAGGTCTTTATGTTCAGACTTTGACGAAAAGTGGTTGGAAAGGTCAAGTGGAGCTGGTTGAGATTGAAGGAGAGGATCACTGCTTTCACATCTTCCACCTCGAGTCTGAGAAAGCCAAGAGCCTTGTAAAGCGTTTAGccttttttattaataataactga
- the LOC113764523 gene encoding 2-hydroxyisoflavanone dehydratase-like, protein MANSDSKEVMVDLSPAIKVYKDGTVERLSGSPFVPPSLDDPTTGVSSKDITISPSISARMYLPKISDPNHKLPILVFFHGGRFVVESAFSSLHHRFVNVLVSEARAVAVSVEYRLAPEHPLPAALEDGWAALQWVASHVVEGSCIEKEPWLVKHGDFNKIYVGGNSAGGNIAHNMAIRAGVESLVGDVKILGGFLSHPYFWDSTTKKENNEESMPYKVFMFAYPLAPGGIDNPMINPLADGAPKLSGLACSRLFVCTSQKDQFREINLLYVEALKKNGWKGELELVDVDGEDHCFEVFNPETEKSKSLITRLASFIRD, encoded by the coding sequence ATGGCTAACTCAGATTCCAAAGAGGTCATGGTCGATCTTTCTCCGGCCATCAAAGTCTACAAAGATGGGACGGTGGAGAGACTCTCTGGCTCGCCATTTGTACCACCGTCGCTAGATGATCCAACCACCGGTGTTTCTTCCAAAGACATCACTATTTCACCAAGCATTTCAGCTAGAATGTACCTTCCTAAGATCTCTGACCCCAACCACAAGCTCCCCATCTTAGTCTTCTTCCATGGTGGACGCTTCGTTGTCGAATCAGCCTTCTCTTCTCTCCACCATCGTTTTGTCAACGTATTAGTATCTGAAGCCAGAGCTGTTGCTGTTTCTGTGGAGTATAGGCTGGCCCCTGAGCACCCTTTACCAGCAGCGTTAGAAGATGGCTGGGCTGCCCTTCAATGGGTGGCCTCACATGTTGTTGAGGGCTCCTGCATTGAGAAAGAGCCTTGGTTGGTCAAACATGGCGATTTTAACAAGATTTATGTGGGGGGTAACAGTGCTGGTGGAAATATAGCGCATAACATGGCTATTCGAGCTGGAGTTGAGAGCTTGGTTGGTGATGTGAAAATCTTGGGTGGATTTTTGTCTCATCCTTACTTTTGGGATTCAACAACcaagaaagaaaataatgaagaaaGCATGCCTTACAAGGTCTTTATGTTTGCTTATCCCTTGGCGCCAGGTGGGATTGATAATCCAATGATCAATCCATTAGCTGATGGTGCACCCAAATTATCCGGGCTCGCTTGTTCCAGGTTGTTTGTTTGTACTTCTCAGAAGGATCAGTTCAGAGAAATCAATCTTCTTTACGTCGAGGCATTGaagaaaaatggttggaaagGAGAACTGGAGCTTGTCGATGTTGATGGAGAAGATCATTGTTTTGAGGTCTTCAACCCTGAGACTGAGAAATCAAAGAGTCTGATTACCCGTTTGGCTTCCTTCATCAGGGATTAA